A DNA window from Paraburkholderia sp. PGU19 contains the following coding sequences:
- a CDS encoding PRTRC system protein E yields the protein MFVELEPLLKSCGGLKLALKMKGDAMVVVVLPEGEAKDTALRQPLVMTATAAELDAGFAEHLATYTGAHASLAEQVAATTAILDEAQKAQVTKATKALSGNAGRSTPASAKATPDGDVDDDDSESTESDAPVAGNEGKADAPAADEPVSSGTDLASLF from the coding sequence ATGTTCGTTGAACTTGAACCGCTGTTGAAGTCGTGTGGTGGCCTGAAGCTGGCGCTGAAGATGAAGGGTGATGCGATGGTCGTGGTTGTTTTGCCGGAAGGCGAGGCGAAAGACACGGCGTTGCGTCAGCCGCTCGTCATGACCGCGACGGCGGCGGAACTGGATGCCGGCTTTGCCGAGCATCTGGCGACGTACACCGGCGCTCATGCGTCGCTGGCCGAACAGGTGGCTGCGACGACGGCGATCCTCGATGAGGCCCAGAAAGCGCAGGTCACGAAAGCGACCAAAGCTCTTTCGGGCAACGCTGGCAGAAGTACACCAGCCTCTGCCAAAGCCACCCCAGATGGGGACGTTGATGATGACGACAGTGAATCGACGGAGTCGGATGCACCGGTCGCCGGGAACGAAGGCAAAGCGGACGCTCCGGCGGCTGATGAGCCTGTTTCGAGCGGCACCGACCTCGCTTCGCTTTTTTAA
- a CDS encoding PRTRC system protein C, whose product MSISITALVRQFSYNGVAFADPGPAFSPEDVRDLYSAQYPELTTASVDGPEISGDVATYKFVRAAGAKGSYA is encoded by the coding sequence ATGTCCATTTCGATCACCGCTCTCGTTCGCCAGTTCTCTTACAACGGCGTTGCATTTGCCGATCCCGGCCCGGCGTTCTCGCCCGAAGACGTTCGCGATCTCTACTCGGCGCAGTACCCCGAGTTGACAACCGCGTCCGTCGATGGCCCTGAGATCTCGGGAGATGTCGCGACCTACAAGTTTGTCCGCGCGGCGGGCGCCAAGGGTTCGTATGCGTAA
- a CDS encoding PRTRC system protein A encodes MNPVDQVLQASFPSVMVPTREPVIPMSAPGERLLIASNGVFLEIDRPWIRLVRRLGSFGWRTPVPYGDAADATEVRCGAVPADLVAGFARMARAALPNEVGAWITWNASTGAFRLVPLPSLSHSPAHLHYERPQLGDGEWLVVDCHSHGRGRAYFSSTDDRDDQHDVKLALVLGHCHQVPSVALRLCAKGRFEVQRAVPERWKAVLATLAAEVV; translated from the coding sequence ATGAATCCAGTCGATCAGGTGTTGCAGGCCTCGTTCCCGTCCGTCATGGTGCCGACGCGTGAGCCGGTTATCCCGATGTCCGCACCGGGCGAGAGGCTGCTGATTGCGTCCAATGGCGTGTTTCTCGAAATCGACCGTCCGTGGATACGGCTGGTGCGGCGTCTGGGCTCGTTCGGCTGGCGCACGCCGGTGCCGTATGGCGATGCGGCCGACGCCACCGAAGTGCGCTGTGGGGCAGTGCCGGCCGATCTCGTGGCCGGTTTTGCACGTATGGCTCGCGCAGCGTTGCCCAACGAGGTCGGGGCGTGGATCACCTGGAATGCGTCAACAGGCGCGTTCCGGCTGGTGCCGCTTCCTTCGTTGTCGCACAGTCCGGCGCACCTTCATTATGAGCGTCCGCAACTGGGCGATGGCGAATGGCTGGTGGTTGACTGTCATTCGCATGGTCGCGGCAGGGCGTACTTCTCATCGACCGATGATCGCGACGATCAGCACGATGTGAAGCTGGCGCTGGTGCTGGGTCACTGCCATCAGGTGCCGTCCGTTGCGCTGCGGTTGTGCGCGAAGGGCCGCTTCGAGGTTCAGAGGGCCGTACCGGAGCGCTGGAAGGCTGTGCTGGCTACGTTGGCTGCGGAGGTCGTATGA
- a CDS encoding PRTRC system ParB family protein — MQQQPTLALKQITIAANPRTYFDAAEMEELTASVREKGVIQPVIVRTLADGGFALVAGGRRYRAAMTAHGEDYQIPVVVKEIDEVEAKQLAIIENIQRADMSPAEEAIAAAEQVGLCKGDRDEVARIFGWSRATLDKRLALMNCSASVLEALNTRQILLGHAELLAALPKETQDKLLPVIIKEGKPVPELKKTIEQVACSLSAAIFEKTDCANCPHNSSTQGEMFGESIATGNCTNRTCFNEKTEKQLEAVAANLRDDFPVVRIVRAGDNHTRIQLAVEGAKGVGEEQARACHACQNYGAAVSGLPDSIGKVYKGQCFDTVCNMKMVAKRLQAEKAAAEPKPEAKGSGTGSAKPAAKASGTAQSTTSNPPATVVAESDRIKTYRVALWRKALRREVGQNAGLAQRYLVSIALAGQARCVDDSTLKGIWEKLTDEKIAVSDVAKAATSVAAADEAKLALAVTGVTVAAIQGLDVHHLTSLCRHHRLDLNQHWKLCKEFLELITKSEMMVVADELGIRAALGDEFKKVFSKSKAEVIDALLNVKGFDYTGKIPKVLKF, encoded by the coding sequence ATGCAACAGCAACCTACTCTTGCCCTCAAACAGATCACCATCGCTGCCAATCCCCGCACGTACTTCGACGCGGCGGAAATGGAAGAGCTGACGGCTTCGGTCCGCGAAAAGGGCGTCATCCAGCCTGTCATCGTTCGCACGCTCGCCGATGGCGGATTCGCTCTCGTCGCTGGTGGTCGCAGATACAGAGCGGCCATGACGGCGCATGGCGAGGATTACCAGATACCCGTCGTCGTCAAGGAGATCGATGAAGTCGAAGCCAAACAGCTTGCGATCATCGAAAACATCCAGCGCGCGGATATGTCGCCTGCTGAGGAAGCCATAGCCGCAGCCGAGCAGGTTGGCCTGTGCAAGGGCGATCGCGACGAAGTCGCGCGCATCTTCGGATGGTCGCGCGCCACGCTCGACAAGCGCCTCGCACTGATGAACTGCAGCGCTTCCGTTCTCGAAGCGCTCAACACCCGCCAGATCCTTCTGGGTCACGCGGAGCTGCTGGCCGCGCTTCCAAAGGAGACGCAGGACAAGCTGCTGCCCGTCATCATCAAGGAAGGCAAGCCGGTCCCCGAATTGAAGAAGACGATCGAACAGGTTGCCTGTTCGTTGTCCGCCGCAATCTTCGAGAAGACCGACTGCGCGAACTGTCCTCACAACTCGTCCACGCAGGGCGAGATGTTTGGCGAATCCATCGCCACGGGCAACTGTACGAACCGTACCTGTTTCAACGAGAAAACGGAGAAACAGCTTGAGGCGGTCGCCGCTAATCTTCGCGATGATTTCCCCGTCGTGCGCATCGTGCGCGCGGGCGACAACCACACCCGGATACAGCTTGCTGTGGAGGGAGCAAAGGGAGTCGGCGAAGAGCAGGCGAGAGCCTGCCACGCGTGCCAGAACTACGGCGCTGCGGTGAGCGGCCTGCCTGACTCGATCGGGAAGGTCTACAAGGGCCAGTGCTTCGATACCGTCTGCAACATGAAGATGGTTGCGAAGCGCCTGCAGGCTGAAAAAGCTGCTGCCGAGCCGAAGCCTGAAGCGAAGGGCAGCGGAACTGGTTCAGCGAAGCCTGCCGCGAAGGCCTCCGGCACCGCCCAGTCGACGACGAGCAATCCGCCGGCGACAGTCGTTGCCGAATCGGACCGCATCAAGACGTATCGCGTGGCGCTGTGGCGTAAAGCCCTGCGTCGTGAGGTTGGCCAGAATGCTGGGCTGGCCCAGCGATACCTTGTCTCGATCGCTCTCGCCGGACAGGCCCGCTGCGTCGACGACTCGACGTTGAAGGGCATCTGGGAAAAGCTGACCGATGAAAAGATCGCGGTGTCGGACGTGGCGAAGGCTGCGACCTCTGTGGCCGCCGCTGATGAGGCGAAGCTTGCGCTTGCAGTCACCGGCGTCACGGTTGCGGCGATCCAGGGTCTGGACGTTCACCATCTGACCAGTCTGTGCCGTCATCATCGACTCGACCTTAACCAGCACTGGAAGCTCTGCAAGGAGTTTCTGGAGTTGATCACGAAGTCGGAAATGATGGTGGTGGCCGACGAGCTTGGCATCCGTGCCGCGCTCGGGGACGAGTTCAAGAAGGTGTTCAGCAAATCGAAGGCGGAAGTCATCGATGCGCTGCTCAACGTCAAGGGCTTCGACTACACCGGCAAGATTCCGAAGGTTCTCAAGTTTTAA
- a CDS encoding PRTRC system protein F — MLFDPSFTDRAVDAGVGASWQPPVAAVAQHRPADCVLTLPDVSEEVPARASVKWRNDASLDAIVLEQFRHGPLLAADVDAPVSPVDAFRQAFFAWVRRQLPAPLRFLSFRLELCDTNAVMDAIHHQYDNDDFKPRTPLHLGVKCMDEWVHEVGGFAEPLRRAHPLLLHTIFNIVDRVSGKTVLIRTPGWFLCEASCLHWEGDESATDEGVREWLKEFYGEDGDVIDRYLPSELRPLLCPDEIRVPDKIKGRRVRSSVLSDNELRLLRTASPGMVARVCDQLLVLKQLLRKAGKSDCLADGYDAQPIYSGCTFVLAHNERTGELLDDHMNNAFSAGESSEYSRFISFSDTRRGIREQYAQWSLGLRMLHHLDRLMALVVDPN, encoded by the coding sequence ATGCTGTTCGATCCTTCATTCACTGATAGAGCGGTCGATGCAGGCGTCGGTGCGTCCTGGCAACCGCCAGTCGCTGCCGTTGCCCAGCATCGACCTGCCGATTGTGTTCTGACGCTGCCAGATGTTTCTGAGGAAGTGCCCGCGCGTGCGTCGGTCAAATGGCGCAACGATGCATCGCTTGATGCGATCGTGCTCGAGCAGTTCCGGCATGGTCCGCTTCTCGCGGCCGACGTGGATGCGCCGGTCAGTCCGGTCGACGCATTCCGGCAGGCATTCTTTGCATGGGTGCGCCGGCAATTGCCTGCGCCGCTTCGCTTTCTGTCGTTTCGACTTGAGCTTTGCGACACGAATGCGGTGATGGATGCCATCCACCATCAGTACGACAACGATGATTTCAAGCCCCGCACGCCGTTGCATCTGGGCGTGAAGTGCATGGACGAGTGGGTGCACGAGGTGGGAGGCTTTGCAGAACCGCTGCGCCGTGCCCATCCGCTTTTGCTGCACACGATTTTCAATATCGTTGATCGCGTCTCCGGTAAGACAGTCCTGATCCGTACCCCCGGCTGGTTCCTGTGCGAAGCGTCCTGCTTGCACTGGGAGGGGGACGAGAGCGCGACTGACGAAGGCGTGCGCGAGTGGCTGAAGGAGTTCTATGGCGAAGATGGGGATGTAATTGATCGTTATCTTCCGTCCGAGCTGCGGCCGCTGCTTTGTCCCGACGAAATCCGCGTTCCGGACAAGATCAAGGGGCGACGCGTTCGCTCCTCGGTCCTTTCAGATAACGAACTGCGGCTGTTGCGGACGGCTTCACCGGGCATGGTCGCGAGGGTCTGTGACCAACTGCTCGTCTTGAAGCAGCTGTTACGCAAGGCTGGCAAGTCCGACTGCCTGGCTGACGGCTATGACGCGCAGCCCATCTATTCGGGTTGCACGTTCGTACTCGCTCACAACGAGCGGACCGGCGAACTGCTAGACGACCACATGAACAACGCGTTCTCGGCGGGTGAATCGTCCGAGTACAGCCGTTTCATTTCCTTTTCCGACACACGACGGGGCATCCGCGAGCAGTACGCGCAATGGAGCCTCGGTCTTCGCATGCTCCATCACCTCGATCGCCTGATGGCGCTGGTGGTGGACCCTAACTAG
- a CDS encoding SNF2-related protein, producing MQRDLFSFEPDWYEPLRSLISLGSQAAPVAHQGELAAARRQHLGQFFTPDAIAAFMWSFIGGWRLNRRIRLLDNSVGSGRLFQYAEPERYAVYGVDVHAEVITQCQKVFEDAGFDCEFRHAGMEDIQPTNFDIAIINPPFSVHLESPHLKPFPCTTWGRYGANTSALSHEYSVHQALDAANIVVALLPITTAEAVMTGGLGDSARRRAAGLFELPPDAFRSEGANVRTAVVVFDRYRSRPSDFVRTKVENLALPGPDLGLHYEDRSFGEPRLRFQKLDDSVPAITRPVTGDKSVVISHDGRRIRLGFACGFNEAMVLNRVFVDRIYSRDGHRLPRGFRYAGQGLLDLETYLMQDDPRAALDKLLDRIRSVGGEPRFAPGFLEHLERRARRSQRQATPLRHVAWTTGAGSSDVVTGKARETHKVDATRWASPLVMAGEDLCFTREDDGRYSYAVKGVTYHLSVDELNARFAVENVAEGWEVVHEGLAVKFPQQAAALKARVQSLGIDQWLDWEFQTEDLVETLMKPSGCVIAWEQGCGKSRLAIALILASQVRHGLIVVESRLIDEMMNEIAQLPVDADDVKVIGCAADLSDLRRINLISYERLRMPVDKDASKRVTYAHRLRRRIGLLVADEGERLANPTSDQSRALWQLSARRRYVLTGSPIPNYPRDAFGLIAFSGGDGTAAQPYGYRLGYLEQNWINTVEYAMRGVDRFRDDFVVLEWVTWQFAESLQEGAKREVPKIGNLHGYRAMLAPHIKRRLVAEPEVAKYIRIDPPEFEVETVGWDSGHLAAYLRAADEFADWYRSSRDDRKACNLVTILARIRAVHFAANFPQYGMEGVERIGGLTSKQRAVISRTREIAAEGKQAIVFAENPGVLDLLARELASHGVQSVPFHGEIPIKRRVSDKDKRFLTGLATGLLATKASGRAGYNLPNADYILFYDRSWTWRIEYQAMRRALRWNRKGKLKVVYFHLPGSIDEYQDQMVAHKRDATQAGLDWATPELEDETFLHMDSLLDRFVHDLALIADRESGDMRKLLKEAA from the coding sequence ATGCAGAGAGATCTGTTTTCCTTCGAGCCCGACTGGTACGAGCCGTTGCGCTCGCTCATCAGTCTTGGCTCACAGGCTGCACCGGTCGCTCACCAGGGCGAACTGGCCGCGGCGCGACGGCAGCACCTCGGGCAGTTTTTCACGCCGGACGCGATCGCCGCCTTCATGTGGAGTTTCATCGGCGGCTGGCGTCTCAACCGTCGCATCCGTCTGCTCGATAACTCGGTCGGCTCTGGTCGGCTTTTTCAGTACGCTGAGCCGGAGCGATATGCGGTGTATGGCGTCGACGTCCATGCGGAAGTAATCACCCAATGTCAGAAGGTGTTTGAGGACGCAGGGTTCGACTGCGAATTCAGGCACGCGGGCATGGAGGACATCCAGCCCACGAACTTCGACATCGCGATCATCAATCCGCCGTTTTCAGTGCATCTGGAGTCACCGCATCTGAAGCCTTTTCCCTGCACCACGTGGGGCAGATACGGGGCCAACACCAGCGCACTGAGTCATGAGTATTCGGTGCATCAGGCGCTGGACGCGGCGAACATCGTTGTTGCCTTGCTTCCGATCACGACGGCCGAAGCCGTCATGACCGGCGGGTTGGGTGACTCGGCGCGACGCCGCGCAGCGGGTCTGTTCGAGTTGCCGCCCGATGCATTCAGGTCGGAAGGAGCAAACGTACGGACCGCTGTTGTGGTGTTCGACCGCTACCGCTCAAGGCCTTCGGACTTTGTCCGAACAAAAGTCGAAAACCTCGCGCTGCCGGGGCCCGACCTCGGTTTGCATTACGAGGATCGAAGCTTTGGCGAACCGCGCTTGCGCTTCCAGAAGCTCGATGACAGCGTGCCGGCCATCACTCGGCCTGTGACGGGCGACAAGTCTGTCGTCATCTCGCATGACGGCCGACGCATCCGTCTCGGCTTCGCGTGTGGGTTCAACGAGGCGATGGTGCTCAACCGTGTCTTCGTTGATCGCATCTATTCGCGCGACGGCCACCGGTTGCCGCGAGGCTTCCGCTATGCCGGCCAGGGTCTGCTCGATCTGGAAACGTATCTGATGCAGGATGACCCGCGCGCGGCGCTGGACAAGCTACTCGATCGTATCCGTAGCGTTGGTGGCGAGCCACGGTTCGCGCCGGGTTTTCTCGAGCATCTTGAGCGTCGTGCCAGACGGAGTCAGCGCCAGGCGACGCCGCTCAGGCATGTTGCGTGGACCACAGGCGCGGGATCTTCGGACGTTGTCACCGGCAAGGCTCGCGAGACTCACAAGGTCGATGCGACGCGTTGGGCCAGTCCGCTTGTCATGGCGGGCGAGGACCTCTGCTTCACACGCGAGGACGATGGCCGATATAGCTACGCCGTCAAAGGTGTTACCTACCATTTGTCGGTCGACGAGTTGAACGCGCGGTTCGCGGTCGAAAACGTCGCCGAGGGTTGGGAGGTGGTGCACGAAGGCCTCGCTGTGAAGTTTCCGCAGCAGGCCGCGGCGCTTAAGGCCAGGGTCCAGTCGTTGGGTATCGATCAATGGCTTGACTGGGAGTTTCAGACTGAGGATCTGGTCGAAACGCTGATGAAGCCGTCAGGCTGTGTGATTGCGTGGGAGCAGGGCTGCGGCAAGTCGCGCCTCGCGATCGCGCTCATTCTCGCTTCGCAGGTCAGGCATGGACTCATTGTTGTGGAGTCCCGCCTGATCGACGAGATGATGAATGAGATTGCACAGCTGCCGGTCGACGCCGATGACGTAAAAGTCATCGGTTGCGCGGCTGACCTGAGCGACCTGCGGCGGATCAACCTGATCTCGTATGAGCGGCTTCGTATGCCCGTCGACAAGGACGCGTCGAAGCGCGTGACATATGCGCATCGTCTGCGTCGACGCATCGGTCTGCTGGTTGCCGATGAAGGCGAGCGGCTTGCCAATCCGACAAGCGATCAGAGCCGCGCGCTGTGGCAACTGTCTGCTCGGCGTCGTTATGTGCTCACCGGTTCCCCAATCCCCAACTATCCGCGTGACGCTTTCGGGCTGATCGCGTTTTCAGGGGGTGACGGGACTGCGGCCCAGCCTTACGGGTATCGCCTCGGCTATCTGGAGCAGAACTGGATTAACACCGTCGAGTATGCGATGCGCGGCGTTGACCGGTTCCGGGATGACTTTGTTGTGCTCGAATGGGTCACGTGGCAGTTCGCGGAAAGCCTGCAGGAAGGGGCGAAACGTGAAGTGCCCAAGATCGGCAATCTGCATGGTTACCGGGCGATGCTGGCGCCGCATATCAAACGGCGGCTGGTAGCTGAACCGGAAGTCGCGAAGTACATCAGGATCGATCCGCCTGAATTCGAGGTGGAGACCGTGGGCTGGGACAGTGGGCATCTTGCCGCTTACCTGCGCGCGGCCGACGAATTCGCTGACTGGTATCGCTCATCGCGCGACGACAGAAAAGCATGCAATCTCGTCACGATCCTCGCACGTATTCGTGCAGTGCATTTCGCCGCCAACTTTCCGCAGTACGGGATGGAAGGTGTCGAGCGCATCGGTGGCCTGACGAGCAAGCAGCGTGCAGTTATTTCTCGCACGCGCGAGATCGCCGCGGAAGGCAAGCAGGCGATCGTGTTCGCGGAAAACCCGGGCGTGCTGGATCTGCTCGCACGCGAGCTGGCGTCGCACGGTGTGCAGTCGGTGCCGTTCCACGGCGAGATTCCGATCAAGCGCCGCGTGTCAGACAAGGACAAGCGGTTTCTGACGGGACTGGCCACGGGGCTTCTGGCAACGAAGGCATCGGGGCGCGCGGGCTACAACCTGCCGAACGCCGACTACATCCTCTTTTACGACCGGTCGTGGACGTGGCGCATCGAGTATCAGGCGATGCGGCGCGCGCTGCGCTGGAACCGGAAGGGAAAGTTGAAGGTGGTGTATTTCCATCTGCCGGGCAGCATCGACGAGTATCAGGACCAGATGGTCGCGCACAAACGCGACGCGACGCAGGCGGGACTGGACTGGGCGACGCCCGAGCTCGAAGACGAAACGTTCCTGCACATGGATTCTCTGCTGGACCGTTTCGTACATGACCTTGCATTGATTGCCGATCGTGAGAGCGGCGACATGCGCAAACTGTTGAAGGAGGCGGCATGA
- a CDS encoding PRTRC system protein B produces MNDVSIGQTGHDVTLSSALLLYTGPNGSHYATAHPVSAERKTGRPIIGAGRPLDRKALIDALVQLDRNAAPKADFLLATVLGVTSAAVTWWCPPALRRVFFKCEEFGERSAVVPHPGLVFQASTSGFRVFALKGDGRPEPSTPLFEPPYFNTWDRGKICIGSANVPRRIEVSAIAGWEEAFFASAFTHPNHGGKRVEYKNGFYAFWKDMLDGSFKAFPLDVLVSMKGATAGKLVAGKIGGQE; encoded by the coding sequence ATGAATGATGTTTCAATTGGCCAGACGGGTCACGACGTGACGCTGTCATCGGCCCTCTTGCTCTATACGGGTCCAAATGGCTCGCACTATGCGACGGCGCACCCTGTCTCTGCGGAGCGCAAGACGGGACGTCCGATCATCGGTGCAGGCCGGCCGCTGGATCGCAAGGCGCTCATCGATGCGCTAGTGCAGTTGGATCGCAATGCCGCACCCAAAGCTGATTTCCTCCTGGCCACAGTGCTTGGCGTGACGTCGGCTGCGGTGACGTGGTGGTGTCCGCCGGCTCTGCGACGCGTGTTTTTCAAGTGCGAAGAGTTTGGCGAGCGCAGCGCGGTTGTGCCTCATCCGGGTCTGGTGTTTCAGGCCAGCACGAGCGGTTTTCGGGTCTTCGCGCTGAAAGGCGACGGCAGACCCGAACCGTCGACGCCGCTCTTTGAGCCTCCGTATTTCAACACGTGGGACCGGGGCAAGATCTGCATCGGCTCGGCCAATGTTCCGCGACGCATTGAGGTGTCGGCGATCGCCGGATGGGAGGAAGCTTTCTTCGCCTCCGCGTTCACGCACCCGAATCACGGCGGCAAGCGGGTCGAGTACAAGAACGGCTTCTACGCGTTCTGGAAAGACATGCTGGATGGGAGCTTCAAGGCCTTTCCGCTCGATGTGCTGGTGTCAATGAAGGGCGCCACAGCGGGCAAGCTCGTCGCCGGAAAGATTGGAGGTCAGGAATGA
- a CDS encoding ATP-binding protein — protein sequence MKVTPAQLTELLSLYVPKRLPVLITGRPGIGKSDIVEQVAHATDHELLISHPVVEDPTDSKGLPFPAPDGLNAKFLPFGDLERAMKARRPLIWFLDDLGQASPAVQAAKMQLLLARRIGEHVLPPHVTFLAATNRRTDNAGVTGILDPVISRFATVVELEATIDGWTKWAVRNNVPPELIAFLRFRPDLLSVQKTSRDIENTPSPRSWGFVAKAMGVVPKHLEHISHAGSVGEGAATELVSFLQIYRELPNPDALLATPDKAMIPQTPSTLYAIATALAARATEANFDRVVTYTERMIEAGHREFAALLVRDALERTPEIANSYAFIRAQGGEIGAIIKGG from the coding sequence ATGAAAGTTACGCCCGCACAACTGACCGAACTGCTCTCGCTGTACGTCCCGAAGCGTTTGCCGGTGCTAATCACCGGGCGCCCCGGTATCGGCAAGAGCGATATCGTCGAACAGGTCGCGCACGCAACCGATCACGAACTGCTCATCAGCCATCCCGTCGTTGAAGATCCGACGGACTCGAAAGGGTTGCCGTTTCCGGCGCCAGACGGCTTGAACGCGAAGTTCCTGCCGTTCGGTGATCTCGAACGCGCGATGAAGGCGAGACGTCCGCTCATCTGGTTTCTGGACGATCTGGGGCAGGCTTCGCCCGCCGTTCAGGCGGCCAAGATGCAACTTCTGCTTGCCCGCCGTATCGGCGAGCACGTCTTGCCGCCGCACGTTACGTTTCTTGCGGCGACAAACCGCCGGACCGATAACGCGGGGGTGACGGGGATTCTTGATCCCGTCATTTCCCGCTTCGCAACGGTGGTCGAGCTGGAAGCGACGATCGACGGCTGGACGAAGTGGGCTGTGCGTAACAATGTGCCGCCCGAACTGATCGCGTTTCTGCGATTCCGTCCGGACCTGCTCTCGGTGCAGAAGACGTCACGCGATATCGAAAACACGCCGAGTCCCCGCAGCTGGGGGTTCGTCGCGAAGGCGATGGGCGTGGTGCCGAAACACCTGGAGCACATCTCGCATGCGGGATCGGTGGGCGAGGGCGCTGCAACGGAGCTTGTCAGCTTCCTGCAGATCTACCGCGAACTGCCTAACCCCGATGCGCTTCTGGCGACGCCCGACAAGGCGATGATCCCCCAGACGCCGTCGACGCTTTACGCAATCGCAACTGCTCTGGCTGCTCGCGCGACGGAAGCCAACTTCGATCGAGTCGTGACCTATACGGAACGCATGATCGAAGCGGGCCACCGCGAATTCGCGGCGCTACTCGTGCGTGACGCATTGGAGCGCACGCCGGAAATCGCCAACTCCTACGCCTTCATCAGGGCGCAGGGCGGCGAGATCGGCGCAATCATCAAGGGCGGCTGA
- a CDS encoding PRTRC system ThiF family protein, giving the protein MTYLHTTPPHMLSGPWKLVVVGAGGTGSALLPSLARLHHAMIELGHPGGIQCVVYDDDTVSEFNVGRQGFYPNDVGQYKATLLVNRLNLLMGTNWLAEPRRVDSKLNLYADMVIGCVDSRRARHAIAQAAKRGNVRYYLDCGNETDRGQVILGEFGKARHDRLPHVGDLFPDLLNPKNDKGDDTPSCSMADALRKQSLVINQAISVQAFNLLWSLFRNGGLNFSAVFVNLATGRTNPVPIDPAAWARFGYDAPKPPVKKTRKPAKAKLSV; this is encoded by the coding sequence ATGACGTATCTACATACGACACCGCCGCATATGTTGAGCGGGCCGTGGAAGCTGGTGGTCGTGGGCGCTGGCGGTACCGGCAGCGCCTTGCTTCCCTCCCTCGCCCGGCTGCATCACGCGATGATCGAACTCGGACACCCGGGCGGGATTCAATGCGTGGTCTACGACGACGACACGGTCAGCGAGTTCAACGTTGGCAGACAGGGCTTCTATCCCAACGACGTAGGCCAGTACAAGGCGACGTTGCTGGTAAATCGCCTGAACCTGCTGATGGGAACGAACTGGCTAGCCGAGCCGCGCCGCGTAGATTCGAAGCTGAATCTTTATGCGGACATGGTTATCGGCTGTGTCGATTCGCGGCGAGCGCGTCATGCGATCGCGCAGGCGGCGAAGCGCGGCAACGTTCGTTATTACCTCGACTGCGGCAACGAGACGGATCGTGGCCAGGTGATTCTCGGCGAGTTCGGCAAGGCGCGGCATGACAGGTTGCCCCATGTGGGCGACCTGTTCCCCGACCTTCTGAATCCGAAGAATGACAAGGGCGACGACACACCGTCCTGTTCGATGGCGGACGCGCTGCGCAAGCAGTCGCTCGTCATCAATCAGGCAATCTCGGTGCAGGCGTTCAACCTGCTGTGGTCGCTGTTTCGAAACGGTGGCCTCAACTTCTCGGCCGTATTCGTGAACCTCGCAACGGGGCGAACGAATCCGGTTCCGATTGACCCGGCGGCATGGGCGCGCTTCGGCTACGACGCGCCAAAGCCACCTGTGAAAAAGACCAGAAAGCCTGCGAAGGCCAAGCTCTCCGTCTGA